A single genomic interval of Flavobacteriales bacterium harbors:
- a CDS encoding T9SS type A sorting domain-containing protein, translated as AQTGHVLESVRFGLYTADIIDENQCASFFTVEIEDMDCMTTGIAEWTSQGIHILPNPIIDSRFILDLGGVSPDRLEVELIDITGKLVDRWALQYPTERTELYFHDQHTEGIYMLRMSDAQRSITQKVIIR; from the coding sequence TGCTCAGACAGGCCATGTTCTGGAGTCAGTTCGATTCGGATTGTATACGGCAGATATCATCGATGAGAATCAATGCGCCAGTTTCTTCACAGTAGAGATAGAAGACATGGATTGCATGACCACCGGAATAGCAGAATGGACCTCACAAGGCATCCATATTCTACCCAACCCCATCATAGATAGCCGATTCATCTTGGACCTAGGAGGGGTGTCACCTGATCGGCTAGAGGTCGAGCTCATAGATATCACTGGAAAACTAGTGGACCGATGGGCACTCCAATATCCAACAGAACGTACAGAATTATATTTCCATGACCAGCATACAGAGGGAATCTATATGCTGAGAATGAGTGATGCCCAAAGGAGCATCACACAGAAAGTGATTATTCGCTAA